A genomic region of Capra hircus breed San Clemente chromosome 19, ASM170441v1, whole genome shotgun sequence contains the following coding sequences:
- the PER1 gene encoding period circadian protein homolog 1 isoform X1, translating into MSRSGPLEGADGGGDPRPGEPFCPGGGPSPGPPEHRPCPGPSLADDTDANSNGSSGNESNGPESRGASQRSSHSSSSGNGKDSALLETTESSKSTNSQSPSPPSSSIAYSLLSASSEPDNPSTSGCSSEQSARARTQKELMTALRELKLRLPPERRGKGRSGTLATLQYALACVKQVQANQEFYQQWSLEEGEPCAMDMSTYTLEELEHVTSEYTLRNQDTFSVAVSFLTGRIIYISEQAGVLLRCKRDVFRGARFSELLAPQDVGVFYGSTTPSRLPTWGPGASAGSDLKDFTQEKSVFCRISFIIGVGHRDSPDRLWRPGGSGESCGGNHLPASLGLRQHTEGPGAGAFCLRSNGHASCASAPRIPPDKRIFTTRHTPSCLFQDVDERAAPLLGYLPQDLLGAPVLLFLHPEDRPLMLAIHKKILQLAGQPFDHSPIRFCARNGEYVTMDTSWAGFVHPWSRKVAFVLGRHKVRTAPLNEDVFTPPAPSPTLSLDSDIQELSEQIHRLLLQPVHSPSPTGLCGVGPVPSSGPLLSPGSSSDSNGGDAEGPGPPAPVTFQQICKDVHLVKHQGQQLFIESRARPLTRPRVPATGTFKVKTLPCQSLELEAAPAPIQAPVALAAEEAERKEASSCSYQQINCLDSILRYLESCNLPGTAKRKCASSSSCTASSASDDDKQRAGPVSVGAKKDPSAVLPGEGATPLKEPVVGGGALSPLALANKAESVVSVTSQCSFSSTIVHVGDKKPPESDIIMMEDLPSLPPGPAPSPAPSPTVAPDPAPDAYRPVGLTKAVLSLHTQKEEQAFLSRFRDFSRLRGLDSSSTAPSAPGERGCHHSPATPGRRHHCRSKAKRSRHHQTARAEAPSYISQPSPVPPSAPWPPPPATPPFPAVVQPYPLPVFPPRGSPQPLPPAPTSVPPAAFSAPLVTPMVALVLPNYLFPTPSTYPYGAPQTLAEGPLTPASRSPSPSLPPLPPSPPHRPNSPLFNSRCSSPLQLNLLQLEEPPRGEGGAAAGGSGSSAGPPPPSEETAEPEARLAEVTESSNQDALSGSSDLLELLLQEDSRSGTGSAASGSLASGLGSGSGSHEGGSTSASITRSSQSSHTSKYFGSIDSSEAEAGAAQARAEPGDQVIKYVLQDPIWLLMANADQRVMMTYQVPSRDMASVLKQDRERLRAMQKQQPRFSEDQRRELGAVHSWVRKGQLPRALDVMACVDCGSSTQEPGHPDDPLFSEVDGLGLEPMEEGGGEGGGSGGEGEGSSGAQAQAGARVSSSQDLAMEEEEQGGSSPSPALPATENGTS; encoded by the exons ATGAGCAGGAGCGGCCCCCTAGAAGGGGCTGATGGGGGAGGGGACCCCAGGCCAGGGGAACCCTTTTGTCCTGGAGGGGGTCCatcccctgggcctccagagcaCCGACCTTGTCCTGGCCCCAGCTTGGCTGATGACACGGATGCCAACAGCAATGGCTCTAGCGGCAATGAGTCAAATGGACCCGAGTCCAGGGGTGCATCTCAGCGGAGTTCGCACAGCTCCTCCTCCGGCAATGGCAAGGACTCAGCCCTGCTGGAGACCACTGAGAGCAGCAAGAG CACGAACTCTCAGAGCCCATCCCCACCCAGCAGTTCCATTGCCTACAGCCTCCTGAGTGCCAGCTCTGAGCCAGACAACCCTTCTACCAGTGGCTGCAG CAGTGAACAGTCAGCTCGGGCAAGGACTCAGAAAGAACTCATGACGGCACTGCGAGAGCTCAAGCTTCGGCTGCCCCCGGAGCGAAGGGGCAAGGGCCGCTCCGGGACTCTGGCCACACTGCAGTACGCGCTGGCCTGTGTCAAGCAGGTGCAAG CCAACCAGGAGTTCTACCAGCAATGGAGCCTGGAGGAGGGCGAACCGTGTGCCATGGACATGTCCACCTATACTCTGGAGGAGCTGGAGCACGTCACGTCTGAGTACACACTCCGCAACCAG GACACCTTCTCCGTGGCTGTCTCCTTCCTGACAGGCCGCATCATCTACATTTCCGAGCAGGCGGGTGTCCTGCTGCGCTGCAAGCGGGACGTGTTCCGGGGCGCCCGCTTCTCCGAGCTCTTGGCTCCCCAGGATGTGGGTGTCTTCTACGGTTCCACCACCCCATCCCGCCTGCCCACCTGGGGCCCGGGGGCCTCCGCAG GTTCAGACCTCAAGGACTTCACCCAGGAGAAGTCTGTCTTCTGTCGTATCAG TTTCATTATTGGCGTGGGGCACAGAGATAGTCCAGACCGTCTCTGGAGGCCAGGGGGCTCAGGGGAGAGCTGTGGAGGGAATCATCTGCCAGCCAGCCTAGGCCTGAGGCAGCACACGGAGGGCCCGGGTGCTGGAGCATTCTGCCTGAGATCCAATGGCCACGCCTCCTGTGCCTCAGCTCCCCGGATCCCCCCTGACAAGAGGATCTTCACCACACGGCACACGCCCAGCTGCCTCTTCCAGGATGTGGATGAGAG GGCCGCCCCGCTGCTGGGCTACCTCCCCCAGGACCTCCTGGGGGCCCCAGTGCTCCTCTTCCTGCATCCGGAGGACCGACCCCTCATGCTGGCCATTCACAAGAAGA TCCTGCAGCTGGCTGGCCAGCCCTTTGACCACTCCCCTATTCGCTTCTGTGCCCGTAATGGGGAGTATGTCACTATGGACACCAGCTGGGCTGGCTTCGTGCACCCCTGGAGCCGCAAGGTGGCCTTTGTGTTGGGCCGCCACAAAGTACGCAC GGCGCCCCTGAATGAAGATGTATTCACTCCCCCGGCCCCCAGCCCCACTCTGTCCCTGGACTCTGACATCCAAGAGCTCTCGGAGCAGATCCACCGGTTGCTGTTACAG CCTGTGCACAGCCCCAGCCCCACGGGCCTCTGTGGAGTCGGCCCCGTGCCTTCCTCTGGCCCTCTCCTCAGCCCTGGCTCCTCCAGTGACAGCAACGGGGGTGATGCCGAGGGACCTGGGCCTCCTGCCCCG GTGACCTTCCAGCAGATCTGTAAGGATGTGCACCTGGTAAAGCATCAGGGGCAGCAGCTTTTTATTGAGTCCCGGGCCCGGCCTCTGACCCGGCCCCGTGTCCCTG CTACTGGCACATTCAAGGTCAAGACCCTTCCCTGCCAATCCCTAGAGCTGGAGGCAGCCCCGGCTCCAATCCAGGCCCCAGTGGCCTTGGCCGCTGAGGAGGCTGAGCGGAAAGAAGCCTCCAGTTGCTCCTACCAGCAGATCAACTGCCTGGACAGCATCCTCAG GTACCTGGAGAGCTGCAACCTCCCCGGCACCGCAAAGCGCAAATGTGCGTCCTCCtcttcctgcactgcctcttcgGCGTCCGACGACGACAAGCAGCGGGCAGGCCCAGTCTCTGTGGGTGCCAAGAAAG ATCCATCAGCAGTgctgcctggggagggggccaCCCCTCTGAAGGAGCCGGTGGTGggaggaggagccctgagcccgcTCGCCCTGGCCAATAAGGCGGAGAGCGTGGTGTCCGTCACCAGTCAGTGTAGCTTCAGCTCCACCATCGTCCATGTGGGAGACAAGAAGCCCCCGGAGTCGG ACATCATCATGATGGAGGACCTGCCCTCCTTGCCTCCCGGTccagctcccagccctgcccctagCCCCACAGTAGCCCCTGATCCGGCCCCAGACGCCTACCGCCCAGTGGGCCTGACCAAGGCCGTGCTGTCCCTGCACACACAGAAGGAGGAGCAGGCCTTCCTCAGCCGCTTCCGCGACTTCAGTAGGCTGCGTGGATTGGACAGCTCCTCCACAGCCCCCTCGGCCCCTGGGGAGCGAG GCTGCCACCACAGCCCTGCCACCCCCGGCCGCCGCCACCACTGCCGATCCAAAGCCAAGCGCTCACGTCACCACCAGACAGCTCGGGCCGAAGCCCCTAGCTACATCTCCCAGCCCTCGCCTGTGCCACCCTCTGCCCCCTGGCCCCCACCACCAGCCACTCCTCCCTTCCCAGCTGTGGTCCAGCCATACCCTCTCCCTGTCTTCCCCCCAAGAGGCAGCCCTCAgcctctccctcctgctcccaCGTCTGTGCCTCCTGCAGCTTTCTCTGCCCCCCTGGTGACCCCCATGGTGGCCTTGGTGCTCCCTAACTATCTGTTCCCTACCCCATCTACCTACCCCTACGGGGCACCCCAGACGCTTGCCGAGGGGCCTCTTACCCCTGCCTCCCGCTCCCCATCTCCATCCCTGCCCCCGctgccccccagccctccccaccgCCCCAACTCTCCGCTCTTCAACTCAAGATGCAGCTCCCCACTCCAGCTAAACCTGTTGCAGCTTGAGGAGCCCCCTCGCGGTGAGGGGGGTGCAGCGGCAGGGGGCTCTGGGAGCAGTGCTGGGCCCCCCCCTCCCAGCGAGGAGACGGCGGAACCAGAGGCCAGACTG GCGGAGGTAACTGAGTCCTCCAACCAGGACGCTCTCTCAGGCTCCAGTGACCTGCTGGAGTTGCTGCTACAAGAGGACTCTCGATCTGGCACGGGCTCTGCTGCCTCAGGCTCCTTGGCCTCCGGCTTGGGCTCTGGTTCAGGCTCCCATGAGGGGGGCAGCACTTCTGCCAGCATCACGC GCAGCAGTCAGAGCAGCCACACGAGCAAGTACTTCGGCAGCATAGATTCTTCAGAGGCTGAGGCTGGGGCTGCCCAGGCCAGGGCTGAGCCTGGGGACCAGGTCATTAAGTACGTGCTCCAGGATCCCATCTGGCTGCTCATGGCTAATGCTGACCAGCGTGTCATGATGACTTATCAggtgccctccag GGACATGGCCTCTGTGCTGAAGCAGGACCGGGAGCGGCTCCGGGCCATGCAGAAGCAGCAGCCTCGGTTCTCGGAGGACCAGCGGAGGGAACTGGGTGCTGTGCACTCCTGGGTCCGGAAAGGTCAACTCCCTCGGGCCCTTGATGTGATG gcCTGTGTGGACTGCGGTAGCAGCACCCAAGAGCCTGGCCATCCTGATGACCCTCTCTTCTCGGAAGTGGATGGACTGGGGCTGGAGCCCATGGAGGAGGGTGGAGGCGAgggtggtggcagtggtggtgaGGGTGAGGGCAGCAGTGGGGCCCAGGCGCAAGCTGGGGCCAGGGTCTCGAGCTCTCAGGACCTGGCCATGGAAGAGGAGGAGCAAGGTGGGAGCTCACCCAGTCCAGCCTTACCTGCCACAGAAAATGGCACCAGCtag
- the PER1 gene encoding period circadian protein homolog 1 isoform X3: protein MSRSGPLEGADGGGDPRPGEPFCPGGGPSPGPPEHRPCPGPSLADDTDANSNGSSGNESNGPESRGASQRSSHSSSSGNGKDSALLETTESSKSTNSQSPSPPSSSIAYSLLSASSEPDNPSTSGCSSEQSARARTQKELMTALRELKLRLPPERRGKGRSGTLATLQYALACVKQVQANQEFYQQWSLEEGEPCAMDMSTYTLEELEHVTSEYTLRNQDTFSVAVSFLTGRIIYISEQAGVLLRCKRDVFRGARFSELLAPQDVGVFYGSTTPSRLPTWGPGASAGSDLKDFTQEKSVFCRISFIIGVGHRDSPDRLWRPGGSGESCGGNHLPASLGLRQHTEGPGAGAFCLRSNGHASCASAPRIPPDKRIFTTRHTPSCLFQDVDERAAPLLGYLPQDLLGAPVLLFLHPEDRPLMLAIHKKILQLAGQPFDHSPIRFCARNGEYVTMDTSWAGFVHPWSRKVAFVLGRHKVRTAPLNEDVFTPPAPSPTLSLDSDIQELSEQIHRLLLQPVHSPSPTGLCGVGPVPSSGPLLSPGSSSDSNGGDAEGPGPPAPVTFQQICKDVHLVKHQGQQLFIESRARPLTRPRVPATGTFKVKTLPCQSLELEAAPAPIQAPVALAAEEAERKEASSCSYQQINCLDSILRYLESCNLPGTAKRKCASSSSCTASSASDDDKQRAGPVSVGAKKDIIMMEDLPSLPPGPAPSPAPSPTVAPDPAPDAYRPVGLTKAVLSLHTQKEEQAFLSRFRDFSRLRGLDSSSTAPSAPGERGCHHSPATPGRRHHCRSKAKRSRHHQTARAEAPSYISQPSPVPPSAPWPPPPATPPFPAVVQPYPLPVFPPRGSPQPLPPAPTSVPPAAFSAPLVTPMVALVLPNYLFPTPSTYPYGAPQTLAEGPLTPASRSPSPSLPPLPPSPPHRPNSPLFNSRCSSPLQLNLLQLEEPPRGEGGAAAGGSGSSAGPPPPSEETAEPEARLAEVTESSNQDALSGSSDLLELLLQEDSRSGTGSAASGSLASGLGSGSGSHEGGSTSASITRSSQSSHTSKYFGSIDSSEAEAGAAQARAEPGDQVIKYVLQDPIWLLMANADQRVMMTYQVPSRDMASVLKQDRERLRAMQKQQPRFSEDQRRELGAVHSWVRKGQLPRALDVMACVDCGSSTQEPGHPDDPLFSEVDGLGLEPMEEGGGEGGGSGGEGEGSSGAQAQAGARVSSSQDLAMEEEEQGGSSPSPALPATENGTS from the exons ATGAGCAGGAGCGGCCCCCTAGAAGGGGCTGATGGGGGAGGGGACCCCAGGCCAGGGGAACCCTTTTGTCCTGGAGGGGGTCCatcccctgggcctccagagcaCCGACCTTGTCCTGGCCCCAGCTTGGCTGATGACACGGATGCCAACAGCAATGGCTCTAGCGGCAATGAGTCAAATGGACCCGAGTCCAGGGGTGCATCTCAGCGGAGTTCGCACAGCTCCTCCTCCGGCAATGGCAAGGACTCAGCCCTGCTGGAGACCACTGAGAGCAGCAAGAG CACGAACTCTCAGAGCCCATCCCCACCCAGCAGTTCCATTGCCTACAGCCTCCTGAGTGCCAGCTCTGAGCCAGACAACCCTTCTACCAGTGGCTGCAG CAGTGAACAGTCAGCTCGGGCAAGGACTCAGAAAGAACTCATGACGGCACTGCGAGAGCTCAAGCTTCGGCTGCCCCCGGAGCGAAGGGGCAAGGGCCGCTCCGGGACTCTGGCCACACTGCAGTACGCGCTGGCCTGTGTCAAGCAGGTGCAAG CCAACCAGGAGTTCTACCAGCAATGGAGCCTGGAGGAGGGCGAACCGTGTGCCATGGACATGTCCACCTATACTCTGGAGGAGCTGGAGCACGTCACGTCTGAGTACACACTCCGCAACCAG GACACCTTCTCCGTGGCTGTCTCCTTCCTGACAGGCCGCATCATCTACATTTCCGAGCAGGCGGGTGTCCTGCTGCGCTGCAAGCGGGACGTGTTCCGGGGCGCCCGCTTCTCCGAGCTCTTGGCTCCCCAGGATGTGGGTGTCTTCTACGGTTCCACCACCCCATCCCGCCTGCCCACCTGGGGCCCGGGGGCCTCCGCAG GTTCAGACCTCAAGGACTTCACCCAGGAGAAGTCTGTCTTCTGTCGTATCAG TTTCATTATTGGCGTGGGGCACAGAGATAGTCCAGACCGTCTCTGGAGGCCAGGGGGCTCAGGGGAGAGCTGTGGAGGGAATCATCTGCCAGCCAGCCTAGGCCTGAGGCAGCACACGGAGGGCCCGGGTGCTGGAGCATTCTGCCTGAGATCCAATGGCCACGCCTCCTGTGCCTCAGCTCCCCGGATCCCCCCTGACAAGAGGATCTTCACCACACGGCACACGCCCAGCTGCCTCTTCCAGGATGTGGATGAGAG GGCCGCCCCGCTGCTGGGCTACCTCCCCCAGGACCTCCTGGGGGCCCCAGTGCTCCTCTTCCTGCATCCGGAGGACCGACCCCTCATGCTGGCCATTCACAAGAAGA TCCTGCAGCTGGCTGGCCAGCCCTTTGACCACTCCCCTATTCGCTTCTGTGCCCGTAATGGGGAGTATGTCACTATGGACACCAGCTGGGCTGGCTTCGTGCACCCCTGGAGCCGCAAGGTGGCCTTTGTGTTGGGCCGCCACAAAGTACGCAC GGCGCCCCTGAATGAAGATGTATTCACTCCCCCGGCCCCCAGCCCCACTCTGTCCCTGGACTCTGACATCCAAGAGCTCTCGGAGCAGATCCACCGGTTGCTGTTACAG CCTGTGCACAGCCCCAGCCCCACGGGCCTCTGTGGAGTCGGCCCCGTGCCTTCCTCTGGCCCTCTCCTCAGCCCTGGCTCCTCCAGTGACAGCAACGGGGGTGATGCCGAGGGACCTGGGCCTCCTGCCCCG GTGACCTTCCAGCAGATCTGTAAGGATGTGCACCTGGTAAAGCATCAGGGGCAGCAGCTTTTTATTGAGTCCCGGGCCCGGCCTCTGACCCGGCCCCGTGTCCCTG CTACTGGCACATTCAAGGTCAAGACCCTTCCCTGCCAATCCCTAGAGCTGGAGGCAGCCCCGGCTCCAATCCAGGCCCCAGTGGCCTTGGCCGCTGAGGAGGCTGAGCGGAAAGAAGCCTCCAGTTGCTCCTACCAGCAGATCAACTGCCTGGACAGCATCCTCAG GTACCTGGAGAGCTGCAACCTCCCCGGCACCGCAAAGCGCAAATGTGCGTCCTCCtcttcctgcactgcctcttcgGCGTCCGACGACGACAAGCAGCGGGCAGGCCCAGTCTCTGTGGGTGCCAAGAAAG ACATCATCATGATGGAGGACCTGCCCTCCTTGCCTCCCGGTccagctcccagccctgcccctagCCCCACAGTAGCCCCTGATCCGGCCCCAGACGCCTACCGCCCAGTGGGCCTGACCAAGGCCGTGCTGTCCCTGCACACACAGAAGGAGGAGCAGGCCTTCCTCAGCCGCTTCCGCGACTTCAGTAGGCTGCGTGGATTGGACAGCTCCTCCACAGCCCCCTCGGCCCCTGGGGAGCGAG GCTGCCACCACAGCCCTGCCACCCCCGGCCGCCGCCACCACTGCCGATCCAAAGCCAAGCGCTCACGTCACCACCAGACAGCTCGGGCCGAAGCCCCTAGCTACATCTCCCAGCCCTCGCCTGTGCCACCCTCTGCCCCCTGGCCCCCACCACCAGCCACTCCTCCCTTCCCAGCTGTGGTCCAGCCATACCCTCTCCCTGTCTTCCCCCCAAGAGGCAGCCCTCAgcctctccctcctgctcccaCGTCTGTGCCTCCTGCAGCTTTCTCTGCCCCCCTGGTGACCCCCATGGTGGCCTTGGTGCTCCCTAACTATCTGTTCCCTACCCCATCTACCTACCCCTACGGGGCACCCCAGACGCTTGCCGAGGGGCCTCTTACCCCTGCCTCCCGCTCCCCATCTCCATCCCTGCCCCCGctgccccccagccctccccaccgCCCCAACTCTCCGCTCTTCAACTCAAGATGCAGCTCCCCACTCCAGCTAAACCTGTTGCAGCTTGAGGAGCCCCCTCGCGGTGAGGGGGGTGCAGCGGCAGGGGGCTCTGGGAGCAGTGCTGGGCCCCCCCCTCCCAGCGAGGAGACGGCGGAACCAGAGGCCAGACTG GCGGAGGTAACTGAGTCCTCCAACCAGGACGCTCTCTCAGGCTCCAGTGACCTGCTGGAGTTGCTGCTACAAGAGGACTCTCGATCTGGCACGGGCTCTGCTGCCTCAGGCTCCTTGGCCTCCGGCTTGGGCTCTGGTTCAGGCTCCCATGAGGGGGGCAGCACTTCTGCCAGCATCACGC GCAGCAGTCAGAGCAGCCACACGAGCAAGTACTTCGGCAGCATAGATTCTTCAGAGGCTGAGGCTGGGGCTGCCCAGGCCAGGGCTGAGCCTGGGGACCAGGTCATTAAGTACGTGCTCCAGGATCCCATCTGGCTGCTCATGGCTAATGCTGACCAGCGTGTCATGATGACTTATCAggtgccctccag GGACATGGCCTCTGTGCTGAAGCAGGACCGGGAGCGGCTCCGGGCCATGCAGAAGCAGCAGCCTCGGTTCTCGGAGGACCAGCGGAGGGAACTGGGTGCTGTGCACTCCTGGGTCCGGAAAGGTCAACTCCCTCGGGCCCTTGATGTGATG gcCTGTGTGGACTGCGGTAGCAGCACCCAAGAGCCTGGCCATCCTGATGACCCTCTCTTCTCGGAAGTGGATGGACTGGGGCTGGAGCCCATGGAGGAGGGTGGAGGCGAgggtggtggcagtggtggtgaGGGTGAGGGCAGCAGTGGGGCCCAGGCGCAAGCTGGGGCCAGGGTCTCGAGCTCTCAGGACCTGGCCATGGAAGAGGAGGAGCAAGGTGGGAGCTCACCCAGTCCAGCCTTACCTGCCACAGAAAATGGCACCAGCtag